The following are from one region of the Populus trichocarpa isolate Nisqually-1 chromosome 8, P.trichocarpa_v4.1, whole genome shotgun sequence genome:
- the LOC18101521 gene encoding ubiquitin-conjugating enzyme E2 variant 1A has protein sequence MGSEGSSVVVPRNFRLLEELERGEKGIGNGTVSYGMDDADDIYMQSWTGTIIGPPNTVHEGRIYQLKLFCGKDYPDNPPSVRFQTRINMACVNPASGMVEPSLFPMLANWQRECTMEDILTQLKKEMMAPQNRKLTQPPEGNEEARLDQKGLVLKCCIL, from the exons ATGGGTTCTGAAGGATCGAGTGTTGTTG TGCCTAGGAACTTCAGACTACTGGAGGAGCTTGAGAGAGGAGAAAAGGGGATCGGAAATGGAACTGTCAGTTATGGAATGGACGATGCTGATGATATCTACATGCAGTCATGGACAGGAACTATAATTGGCCCCCCAAAT ACTGTTCATGAAGGGCGTATCTACCAGTTAAAATTGTTTTGTGGCAAGGATTATCCAGATAATCCGCCGAGTGTGAGGTTCCAAACTCGGATAAATATGGCTTGTGTCAATCCTGCAAGCGGAATG GTCGAGCCTAGTCTTTTCCCTATGCTTGCTAATTGGCAGAGGGAGTGTACAATGGAGGATATATTAACTCAgttgaagaaagaaatgatgGCTCCACAAAACAGGAAGCTCACCCAGCCTCCTGAAG GAAATGAGGAGGCAAGGTTGGATCAAAAGGGGCTAGTCCTAAAGTGTTGTATTCTCTGA
- the LOC7457797 gene encoding nudix hydrolase 17, mitochondrial isoform X2, translating to MMTWAAAKLCIPYRFKNCSDGFNGDELEVLVITSQKGQTQGMMFPKGGWELDESVEEAASRESLEEAGVLGNVEDELGKWNFLSKRHGTFYEGFMFPLFVTKQLDLWPEKSVRQRIWMTVNEAREVCRHWWMKEALDILVERHTSLQLQKEELALSCSLS from the exons ATGATGACATGGGCCGCCGCCAAGTT ATGCATCCCATATAGATTCAAAAATTGTAGTGATGGTTTCAATGGTGATGAATTGGAGGTTCTAGTCATCACTTCACAGAAGGGTCAAACCCAAGGAATGATGTTCCCTAAG GGTGGCTGGGAACTCGATGAGTCCGTGGAAGAAGCAGCTTCCAGGGAATCGCTTGAAGAAGCCGGGGTTCTTGGCAATGTTGAG GATGAACTAGGCAAATGGAACTTTTTAAGCAAAAGACATGGCACATTTTACGAAGGATTTATGTTCCCTTTGTTTGTGACAAAGCAACTTGATCTTTGGCCGGAGAAGAGTGTCAGGCAAAGAATTTGG ATGACCGTGAACGAAGCCAGAGAAGTTTGTAGGCATTGGTGGATGAAGGAGGCCTTGGACATATTAGTTGAGCGGCATACATCTCTGCAACTACAGAAGGAAGAACTTGCGCTGTCATGCTCTTTAAGTTAG
- the LOC7457797 gene encoding nudix hydrolase 17, mitochondrial isoform X1, with translation MACMVARSGRELQRYDDMGRRQVVGCIPYRFKNCSDGFNGDELEVLVITSQKGQTQGMMFPKGGWELDESVEEAASRESLEEAGVLGNVEDELGKWNFLSKRHGTFYEGFMFPLFVTKQLDLWPEKSVRQRIWMTVNEAREVCRHWWMKEALDILVERHTSLQLQKEELALSCSLS, from the exons ATGGCGTGTATGGTTGCTCGATCAGGGAGGGAGTTGCAGAGATATGATGACATGGGCCGCCGCCAAGTTGTTGG ATGCATCCCATATAGATTCAAAAATTGTAGTGATGGTTTCAATGGTGATGAATTGGAGGTTCTAGTCATCACTTCACAGAAGGGTCAAACCCAAGGAATGATGTTCCCTAAG GGTGGCTGGGAACTCGATGAGTCCGTGGAAGAAGCAGCTTCCAGGGAATCGCTTGAAGAAGCCGGGGTTCTTGGCAATGTTGAG GATGAACTAGGCAAATGGAACTTTTTAAGCAAAAGACATGGCACATTTTACGAAGGATTTATGTTCCCTTTGTTTGTGACAAAGCAACTTGATCTTTGGCCGGAGAAGAGTGTCAGGCAAAGAATTTGG ATGACCGTGAACGAAGCCAGAGAAGTTTGTAGGCATTGGTGGATGAAGGAGGCCTTGGACATATTAGTTGAGCGGCATACATCTCTGCAACTACAGAAGGAAGAACTTGCGCTGTCATGCTCTTTAAGTTAG
- the LOC7482909 gene encoding probable peroxygenase 4: MTSSTLSSIDKQQDGKFVPNDHNVLQKHVFFFDRNQDGIVYPWETFQGFRAIGCGILLSTASALLINIALSQKTRPGKFPSPLFPIEVKNIHRTKHGSDSGVYDSEGRFVPGKFEEIFSKHARSHPNSLTADELMGMLKANREPKDFRGWVASYTEWKILYALCKDKNGLLHEDTIRAAYDGSLFEHMEKERTSAKKKA; encoded by the exons ATGACTTCCTCCACATTATCATCAATCGATAAGCAACAAGACG GAAAATTTGTGCCAAATGATCATAACGTACTACAGAAgcatgttttcttctttgataGGAATCAAGATGGCATAGTTTATCCCTGGGAGACATTTCAAG GTTTTCGCGCAATTGGGTGTGGTATCTTATTATCCACTGCCAGTGCCCTTCTGATCAATATCGCTCTCAGCCAGAAAACTCGACCT GGGAAGTTTCCATCTCCATTGTTCCCTATCGAGGTTAAGAACATCCACCGAACCAAACATGGGAGTGATTCTGGTGTGTATGACAGCGAAGGAAG GTTCGTACCTGGAAAGTTTGAAGAAATTTTCAGCAAACATGCACGTTCGCATCCAAATTCCTTGACAGCAGACGAACTGATGGGAATGCTCAAGGCTAACAGAGAACCTAAGGACTTTAGAGGATG gGTTGCTTCCTACACCGAATGGAAGATCCTGTACGCTCTTTGCAAGGACAAGAATGGTTTGCTTCACGAAGATACAATTAGAGCTGCCTATGATGGAAGCCTATTTGAACACATGGAGAAGGAAAGAACTTCAGCCAAAAAGAAAGCGTAA